GAGCGTTACTGGTCGAGCGGCAAGGTCAAGCAGGGGGCGCCTAAACCCGTAAGGAGAGGAGCATGATGCGAAGCAACATGATGCCGCATGGGAGAGCCGCCGCGAGGCCGTGGTGGCTGGCGGCGGTGGTCGCCCTGACGCTTGCCGTCAGCGTTTCCTTGCCGGCCGGGCCGGCCAGGGCGGTGAACAGTCCCGATCAGGTCAAGACCTACACCATCCAGACCTTCATGGATTGGCTGAAGACCTACAAGGACGCCAAGCCCGATTTCAAACCGGGCGACGTGCTGACCGCGGCGGATCTGGACACCAAGATCAAGCCCTTCATGTGGCCGGGGTATATCGAGTTCCTCAATTTTCCCGAGTTCAAGATGAAGATCGGCCCCTACGTCGATCACACTCCGCGCAAGGACTTCCTGGAGTGCACGGAGAAATATCAGAGCCAGGTGCGCCTGAATCCCGACCATACGCTCGCCAATTACGTCTGCGGGCAACCCTTTCCCAACTCGGCGATCCGCGAGGACGACCCTGACGCGGGCTGGAAGGCGGTGTGGAACTACGAATGGCGCTGGCAGAACTTCGGA
The sequence above is a segment of the Candidatus Binataceae bacterium genome. Coding sequences within it:
- a CDS encoding DUF1329 domain-containing protein; its protein translation is MMRSNMMPHGRAAARPWWLAAVVALTLAVSVSLPAGPARAVNSPDQVKTYTIQTFMDWLKTYKDAKPDFKPGDVLTAADLDTKIKPFMWPGYIEFLNFPEFKMKIGPYVDHTPRKDFLECTEKYQSQVRLNPDHTLANYVCGQPFPNSAIREDDPDAGWKAVWNYEWRWQNFGLFTMAPVSLMRFGGTHQIPQWSLPPSDWLENAGVKNINITLPPADVMKQIYGGGGDFERTMSAMYRKVFFTHLAQLESHTLPVPDAAQFEFKEFTGFYTPFDIRGTAFIVYRYADPHREDDGWAYIPTLRRVRRISAQVKSDSLLGTDHTIADFYGFSGRELS